In Amycolatopsis jiangsuensis, the following proteins share a genomic window:
- the rlmN gene encoding 23S rRNA (adenine(2503)-C(2))-methyltransferase RlmN: MTALPLVFDAPKRGLPPRHLADLTVAERAEAAVELGEKAFRAKQLSNHYFSRLTVDPAEMTDIPAAARSKLVESLMPPLLTEVRALAADAGATRKTLWRAHDGTLLESVLMRYPDRATLCISSQAGCGMACPFCATGQGGLDRNLSTAEIVDQVRSAAAVMRDGTMPGGPGRLSNIVFMGMGEPLANFRRVMSAIYRIVDPAPAGLGISQRSVTVSTVGLAPAIRKLADEKMQVRLAVSLHTPDDELRDTLVPVNNRWSIDEVLSAARYYADTSGRRVSIEYALIRDINDQPWRAQLLAKRLRKHLGQLVHVNVIPLNPTPGSKWDASPKPVEREFVRLVNAGGVACTVRDTRGQDIAAACGQLAAEG; encoded by the coding sequence ATGACTGCCCTCCCTTTGGTTTTCGATGCGCCCAAGCGCGGCCTGCCGCCGCGCCACCTCGCCGACCTCACCGTGGCCGAGCGGGCCGAGGCGGCCGTCGAGTTGGGGGAGAAGGCGTTCCGCGCGAAGCAGCTGTCGAACCACTACTTCTCGCGGCTGACCGTCGATCCGGCCGAGATGACCGACATCCCGGCCGCGGCGCGCTCGAAGCTGGTCGAGTCGCTGATGCCGCCGCTGCTGACCGAGGTGCGCGCCCTGGCCGCGGACGCCGGCGCGACCCGCAAGACGCTGTGGCGCGCGCACGACGGCACGTTGCTGGAGAGCGTGCTGATGCGCTACCCCGACCGTGCCACGCTGTGCATCTCCAGCCAGGCCGGCTGCGGGATGGCCTGCCCGTTCTGCGCGACCGGACAGGGCGGGCTCGACCGCAACCTGTCGACGGCGGAGATCGTGGACCAGGTCCGTTCGGCGGCGGCGGTCATGCGCGACGGCACGATGCCCGGCGGACCCGGGCGACTGTCGAACATCGTCTTCATGGGCATGGGTGAGCCGCTGGCGAATTTTCGTCGCGTTATGTCGGCGATATATCGAATCGTTGATCCGGCTCCTGCTGGGCTTGGTATCTCTCAGCGGTCGGTGACGGTGTCGACGGTGGGGCTGGCGCCGGCGATCCGGAAGCTGGCGGACGAGAAGATGCAGGTGCGTCTCGCGGTGTCCCTGCACACACCGGACGACGAACTGCGCGACACGTTGGTGCCGGTGAACAACCGCTGGTCGATCGACGAGGTGCTCTCGGCCGCGCGGTACTACGCCGACACTTCCGGTCGGCGCGTGTCGATCGAGTACGCGCTCATCCGGGACATCAACGACCAGCCGTGGCGAGCGCAGCTTCTGGCGAAGCGGCTGCGCAAGCACCTGGGCCAGCTGGTCCACGTCAACGTGATTCCGTTGAATCCGACGCCGGGCAGCAAGTGGGATGCGTCGCCGAAGCCGGTGGAGCGGGAGTTCGTGCGGTTGGTGAATGCCGGTGGGGTGGCGTGCACGGTCCGGGATACCCGCGGTCAGGACATCGCCGCGGCCTGTGGCCAGCTGGCCGCTGAAGGCTGA
- a CDS encoding DUF3159 domain-containing protein — MTSRHEPEPDRPCPGPAAPGDADTPPAGSGTGGSPGGTQPPHRTRPQIDSAGGVLLSALPSAVLAPLNAITGPTGAVAFAAVLATAIALARIHRGHAKGPAFGGLVGVLVAGTIAWSTGSGSGLFLPDLAWYAIAAVGLTGSILIRRPLVGVLWVLANRPEPVRRAAARGRDFLLATAALDVVAVVRFFVTRLLAAHQTDPVLVALKVVSGFPLTLAAFGVAAWAWRRASPPRLAQPRSRRPSRCGA; from the coding sequence GTGACGTCCCGCCACGAACCGGAACCGGACAGGCCCTGCCCCGGGCCGGCGGCTCCGGGCGACGCCGACACGCCGCCCGCGGGTTCGGGAACCGGCGGATCACCCGGAGGCACGCAACCTCCGCACCGGACGCGGCCACAGATCGACTCTGCCGGAGGTGTCCTGCTTTCCGCACTGCCCTCGGCCGTACTGGCCCCGCTGAACGCGATCACCGGGCCGACGGGTGCTGTTGCCTTCGCCGCGGTCCTCGCCACCGCGATCGCGCTGGCCCGGATTCACCGCGGCCACGCCAAGGGACCTGCCTTCGGCGGTCTCGTCGGCGTCCTGGTCGCCGGCACGATCGCCTGGAGCACCGGCTCCGGCTCCGGGCTCTTCCTGCCCGACCTCGCCTGGTATGCGATCGCCGCCGTGGGTTTGACCGGATCGATCCTCATCCGACGACCACTCGTCGGCGTGCTCTGGGTCCTGGCGAACCGGCCGGAGCCCGTCCGGCGCGCCGCAGCACGAGGACGTGACTTCCTTCTCGCCACTGCTGCCTTGGACGTCGTGGCTGTCGTCCGGTTCTTCGTCACTCGCCTGCTGGCCGCCCACCAGACAGATCCGGTGCTGGTCGCGCTCAAAGTCGTGTCGGGATTCCCGTTGACGCTCGCTGCTTTCGGCGTGGCAGCCTGGGCCTGGCGCCGGGCATCGCCACCCCGGCTCGCACAACCGCGGTCAAGGCGCCCCTCCCGATGCGGAGCATGA
- a CDS encoding cold-shock protein, whose amino-acid sequence MPQGTVRWFDAERGFGFLTPEDGSPDVFVHASEIVGDGGGKVLREGQAVVFEVGENDRGPQALRVRVTADAATGSAVGLLGTVNWYEPGKGYGFASPDGGGADIFVHSSAIVTGGVVTEGQRVAFLIVEGERGPQAGHVIPLGAGAGSPAAAGIADGADGTVAWYDEDKGFGFINPDSGAGDVFVHARALAEGLTWLAEGDRVAYEVASGDKGPQARDVHLVRGAEPQTAPQRSAPAAGAGPAARDVPVRGGEGVVARYDGNRGFGFITPDSGGDDLFAHVSVIMGSEPLQKGDRVRYAVRQSDRGPQADRIERL is encoded by the coding sequence ATGCCGCAAGGGACCGTCCGTTGGTTCGACGCCGAACGGGGTTTCGGCTTCCTCACGCCCGAGGACGGCTCGCCGGACGTGTTCGTGCACGCCTCCGAGATCGTCGGGGACGGCGGCGGGAAAGTGCTCCGCGAGGGTCAGGCCGTCGTGTTCGAGGTCGGCGAGAACGACCGCGGGCCCCAGGCGCTGCGCGTTCGCGTCACCGCCGATGCGGCCACCGGTAGCGCCGTGGGCCTGCTCGGCACCGTCAACTGGTACGAGCCGGGCAAGGGGTACGGCTTCGCGTCGCCGGACGGCGGCGGCGCCGACATCTTCGTGCACAGCTCCGCCATCGTGACCGGCGGCGTGGTCACCGAGGGGCAGCGGGTGGCCTTCCTGATCGTCGAAGGCGAGCGCGGCCCGCAGGCCGGGCACGTGATCCCGCTGGGAGCAGGGGCCGGCTCACCCGCTGCGGCTGGTATCGCGGACGGTGCCGACGGCACGGTGGCCTGGTACGACGAGGACAAGGGCTTCGGCTTCATCAACCCCGACTCCGGCGCCGGGGACGTCTTCGTTCATGCCCGGGCCCTGGCCGAGGGGCTGACGTGGCTCGCGGAGGGCGACCGCGTCGCCTACGAGGTGGCTAGTGGAGACAAGGGCCCGCAGGCCCGCGACGTGCACCTGGTTCGGGGCGCCGAGCCCCAGACGGCGCCGCAGCGGTCGGCACCTGCCGCGGGCGCAGGGCCGGCGGCGCGGGACGTGCCCGTACGAGGCGGCGAGGGCGTCGTAGCGCGCTACGACGGCAACCGCGGCTTCGGCTTCATCACCCCGGACTCAGGCGGCGACGATCTCTTCGCCCACGTGTCCGTGATCATGGGGTCGGAGCCGCTGCAGAAGGGTGACCGGGTCCGGTACGCGGTGCGTCAGAGCGACCGGGGCCCACAGGCCGACCGCATCGAACGCCTCTGA
- a CDS encoding TetR/AcrR family transcriptional regulator, which produces MSPRPRDPALRANVLATAARLLAEEGPSALSTRRLARELGVSTAAVYTYFGSIEQLRREVRLDGFARLEAQLDALGSPLDPVAGLSAVVLAFFEFGMRRPHLYRAMFLDRPLEEDTAGEPTFTRLADLVRRGTDSGRFGAVPADQIELCAAQVWSAPHGMVTMVLSGALPADAARAVLEDMVVRLAVGYGDDRDQAAGSLTTAGAPGLP; this is translated from the coding sequence GTGAGCCCCCGACCCCGAGATCCGGCACTGCGCGCCAACGTGCTCGCCACGGCCGCGCGACTATTGGCCGAGGAAGGTCCCTCAGCGCTGTCGACACGGCGGCTGGCCCGCGAACTCGGCGTGTCCACGGCCGCTGTCTACACCTACTTCGGCAGCATCGAGCAGCTTCGTCGCGAAGTCCGGCTGGACGGTTTCGCCCGTCTGGAGGCACAGCTGGATGCGCTCGGCTCGCCACTCGATCCCGTGGCCGGGCTGTCCGCGGTGGTGCTGGCGTTCTTCGAGTTCGGGATGCGCCGACCGCACCTCTACCGGGCGATGTTCCTCGACCGGCCGCTCGAGGAAGACACTGCCGGTGAGCCGACCTTCACCCGGCTGGCCGACCTCGTCCGCCGCGGGACGGACAGCGGCCGGTTCGGCGCGGTGCCCGCCGATCAGATCGAACTGTGCGCGGCGCAAGTGTGGAGCGCGCCGCATGGCATGGTGACGATGGTCCTCAGTGGAGCCCTTCCCGCCGACGCCGCCCGCGCGGTCCTCGAGGACATGGTGGTGCGCCTGGCGGTCGGCTACGGCGATGACCGCGATCAAGCCGCCGGCTCCCTGACCACCGCCGGCGCGCCGGGGTTGCCGTGA